A genomic region of Dactylococcopsis salina PCC 8305 contains the following coding sequences:
- a CDS encoding class I SAM-dependent methyltransferase codes for MNQLKPNSELIRIIQDKITQSPQKRITFAEYMDLVLYHPKQGYYSSGVVEIGKAGDFFTASSLGSDFGELLAKQFLEMWEKLEQPTPFDLVEIGAGNGQLANDILSYLSQDHPQFLQSVQYQIIESSPALKQEQENRLKIWQEKGVTLSWKCWEEIPNESLVGCCFSNELVDAFPVHRLQVEAETLKEIYVTVSPPESDSPFTEISDEISTPQLREYFQTVGISFSTSDYPDGFQTEVNLAMIPWLKTVSRCLKQGYLLTIDYGYTAEKYYHPQRDQGTLQCYVQHQRHNDPYFLIGKQDMTTHVDFTALEIYGKQYDLEFLNFTQQALFLMALGLGDRLNSLSQGGFNVMEILQRRDALHQLIDPMGLGGFGVLLQGKNLTSTQVSSLMGFQEDLS; via the coding sequence ATGAATCAACTCAAACCTAACTCCGAATTAATCAGAATCATTCAAGATAAAATCACCCAATCTCCCCAAAAAAGAATTACCTTTGCTGAATACATGGACTTAGTTTTATATCACCCCAAACAGGGATATTATAGTTCAGGTGTTGTGGAAATTGGTAAAGCGGGAGACTTTTTTACCGCTTCTTCTTTAGGAAGTGATTTCGGTGAGTTACTAGCAAAACAGTTTCTAGAAATGTGGGAGAAGTTAGAACAACCCACTCCCTTCGATTTAGTGGAAATTGGCGCGGGAAACGGACAACTCGCCAATGATATTTTAAGCTATTTATCCCAAGATCATCCTCAATTTTTACAAAGTGTTCAATATCAGATCATTGAATCTTCTCCCGCCTTAAAACAGGAACAAGAAAACCGACTCAAAATTTGGCAAGAAAAAGGAGTCACTCTCTCTTGGAAATGTTGGGAAGAAATTCCCAATGAATCTTTAGTCGGATGCTGTTTTTCTAACGAGTTAGTTGATGCGTTTCCCGTACATCGTTTACAAGTGGAAGCAGAAACATTGAAAGAAATTTATGTTACCGTTTCTCCCCCCGAAAGCGATTCTCCTTTTACAGAAATCAGTGATGAAATTTCGACTCCTCAACTGCGAGAATATTTCCAAACTGTTGGCATTTCTTTCTCCACTTCTGATTATCCTGACGGTTTCCAAACTGAGGTTAATCTAGCAATGATTCCCTGGCTAAAAACCGTTTCTCGCTGTTTAAAACAAGGCTATCTTCTTACAATTGATTATGGCTATACGGCGGAAAAATACTATCATCCCCAACGCGATCAAGGAACATTACAATGTTACGTTCAACATCAACGACATAATGATCCTTATTTCTTAATCGGTAAACAAGATATGACGACTCATGTGGATTTTACCGCGTTAGAAATCTATGGAAAACAGTATGATTTAGAGTTTTTAAACTTTACTCAACAAGCACTATTTTTAATGGCTTTAGGATTAGGCGATCGACTTAACTCACTCTCTCAAGGTGGGTTTAATGTTATGGAAATTCTACAGCGTCGAGATGCACTTCATCAACTGATTGATCCGATGGGGTTGGGTGGGTTTGGTGTTTTATTACAGGGGAAAAATTTAACTTCAACCCAAGTTTCTTCTTTGATGGGTTTTCAGGAAGACTTGTCTTAG
- a CDS encoding putative PEP-binding protein, protein MLDVMKNDIYDLEKINLSDLKAVGEKAIALSQLSQQGYNIPSGIVVGSQVLEAILSQENDSIWQRIQKLDLNDYETLKATADQISHHIETQSLDQEWCQQLYQIMTVWETNHIIFRPSLVFPDQSVSVSGLLTSYCSQCDLKAIEFGLKKVWKSLFSASSLFYWQQQGISWNKLGLAVIIQRIESAIASGILEVNPQQWQIKAVRGLGYSLVRGESLPETYKINPHHHTIESHQLGYQTRIYSLDASLQITSPQTEVETEILTSQQLSQLINLAAKLQATVNQNFSCEWTFFPQENSFQLYLTQFSAQVTMFKPSASSSLIVKGLGVARGRVTGKVYLVGKDDDRAFPTGSILVTKSITTDNLPLVKSAGGLVTESGGMTSHGAILARELNIPAVVGAKGAIEALQGETEVTLDGDQGEVLRPSQGEKTRDERKIDVNPPRDSSVLATQLMVNVSQSDRAIALSQLPVDGVGLLRSDLMLLPLLREKPLSTWLSSHREAFSQRLASLIAQFADAFFPRPIFYRSTDWLTLQQQDVSLLGIRGTYSYVKDSDFFSAQTFALRYLQHQGYYNINLILPFVRTVEEVKFCKKLLTEIGLEKSCQMWIMAEVPSVIYLLDEYLKVGIEGIAIGTNDLTQLLLGVDREKGEFGDQYNECHPAVLQALKTLIEKAREGGISCSICGQGVVLYPELVEKLVGWGVTGISVEESGINTVYNLIARSEKRILLEAARNHLNQK, encoded by the coding sequence CTGAGTCAGTTATCCCAACAAGGTTATAATATCCCATCAGGAATTGTCGTCGGGAGTCAGGTTTTAGAGGCTATTTTGTCACAGGAAAATGACTCAATTTGGCAACGAATCCAGAAACTTGATCTCAATGATTATGAGACGCTAAAAGCAACCGCCGATCAAATTTCTCATCACATTGAAACTCAATCATTAGATCAAGAATGGTGTCAGCAACTGTATCAAATAATGACTGTTTGGGAAACGAATCACATTATTTTTCGTCCCTCTTTAGTGTTCCCTGATCAATCAGTATCGGTTTCAGGTTTATTAACTTCATATTGTAGCCAGTGCGACTTAAAAGCGATTGAATTCGGATTAAAAAAGGTTTGGAAATCGTTGTTTTCTGCTTCGAGTTTATTTTATTGGCAGCAGCAAGGAATCTCTTGGAATAAATTGGGATTAGCTGTGATTATTCAACGGATAGAAAGCGCGATCGCTTCTGGTATTCTAGAAGTTAATCCCCAACAATGGCAGATTAAAGCCGTGCGAGGATTAGGATATAGTTTAGTGCGAGGGGAATCCTTACCAGAAACTTACAAAATTAATCCTCATCATCACACGATCGAATCTCATCAGCTTGGCTATCAAACTCGCATTTATTCCCTTGATGCTTCCTTACAAATCACCTCACCTCAGACGGAAGTAGAAACAGAAATTTTAACCTCACAACAATTATCTCAACTGATTAATTTGGCGGCGAAACTACAAGCAACAGTCAATCAAAACTTTTCCTGTGAGTGGACATTTTTTCCCCAAGAAAACAGTTTTCAGTTATACTTAACTCAATTCTCCGCTCAGGTTACTATGTTTAAACCATCCGCTTCTAGTTCATTAATTGTTAAAGGTCTGGGGGTAGCAAGGGGAAGAGTGACGGGAAAAGTTTATCTTGTCGGAAAAGATGACGATCGCGCTTTCCCGACAGGATCAATTTTAGTCACTAAAAGTATCACCACTGACAATTTACCTCTCGTTAAGTCCGCAGGTGGGTTAGTTACTGAATCTGGGGGGATGACCTCCCATGGCGCAATTTTAGCACGAGAGTTAAACATTCCCGCCGTTGTTGGGGCAAAGGGCGCGATCGAGGCTTTACAGGGAGAAACAGAAGTCACCCTAGATGGAGACCAAGGTGAGGTGTTACGTCCGTCTCAGGGGGAAAAAACAAGGGATGAGAGAAAGATTGATGTTAACCCACCGCGAGACTCTTCGGTTTTAGCGACGCAGTTGATGGTGAATGTATCTCAAAGCGATCGCGCGATCGCACTGTCTCAACTCCCTGTGGATGGGGTGGGGTTGCTTCGATCGGATTTAATGTTACTACCATTGCTTAGGGAAAAGCCTCTCTCCACTTGGCTTTCTTCCCACCGCGAAGCGTTTAGCCAACGGTTAGCAAGTTTGATTGCTCAATTTGCCGATGCCTTTTTCCCCCGTCCGATTTTCTATCGTTCCACAGATTGGCTCACGTTACAACAGCAGGATGTTTCCCTTTTAGGGATACGTGGCACGTATAGTTATGTTAAGGATTCTGATTTTTTCTCAGCCCAGACGTTTGCCCTCCGATACCTACAGCATCAGGGCTATTACAATATTAATCTTATCTTACCATTCGTTCGCACGGTTGAGGAAGTCAAATTTTGTAAAAAATTATTAACAGAAATTGGTTTGGAAAAAAGCTGTCAGATGTGGATCATGGCGGAAGTTCCTTCGGTGATCTATTTATTAGATGAATATCTCAAGGTAGGGATTGAAGGAATTGCTATCGGGACGAATGATCTGACACAATTATTGTTAGGGGTCGATCGAGAAAAGGGAGAGTTTGGCGATCAATATAACGAGTGTCATCCTGCGGTATTACAGGCTTTAAAGACTTTAATTGAAAAAGCAAGAGAGGGAGGAATTTCTTGTTCAATTTGTGGACAAGGAGTTGTTTTATATCCAGAATTAGTGGAGAAATTAGTCGGTTGGGGAGTGACTGGAATTTCGGTGGAAGAGTCGGGAATAAATACAGTTTATAATTTGATCGCTCGATCGGAAAAACGAATTTTACTAGAAGCAGCACGAAACCATTTAAATCAAAAATAA